From the genome of Ptychodera flava strain L36383 chromosome 20, AS_Pfla_20210202, whole genome shotgun sequence, one region includes:
- the LOC139120207 gene encoding protein FAM204A-like, translated as MIRCILVRSFTGMFSIIPGLEEYSSSDSEDEVDDPGSPLSFSDQGASRTASNATVDTESAPPKGISSSIWEKFKKLQQRREEASNEKIPDYKRQRRKRHRKRKDHGETKTAEKDCHGSKRRKHSEDGDADTGDGDANMKTEHWKDLKQYMGQFDRFKGTDQGHLAPKSGLEKKIDEAIAEGEFETAETLTEQLAQRELGEKIAEAADARDFAARKKEEEDIKAKKKKKKPTWTFEAKQRWEMKAAM; from the exons ATGATTAGATGTATTTTGGTCCGTAGTTTCACAGGAATGTTTTCAATAATCCCGGGACTTGAAGAGTACAGCAGTTCTGACTCAGAGGACGAGGTGGACGATCCGGGATCGCCGCTCAGTTTCTCTGACCAGGGTGCCTCACGTACCGCATCCAACGCGACTGTCGACACAGAAAGTGCACCACCAAAGGGGATATCTAGCTCAATATGGGAG AAATTCAAAAAGCTTCAACAGCGCCGAGAAGAAGCGTCCAATGAAAAAATTCCAGATTACAAAAGGCAGAGAAGGAAACGTCACCGAAAACGAAAAGACCATGGAGAGACTAAGACTGCAGAAAAGGATTGTCACGGATCAAAAAGAAGGAAACATTCTGAGGACGGTGATGCTGATACGGGTGATGGTGATGCCAACATGAAAACAGAGCACTGGAAAGACCTGAAACAGTATATGGGCCAGTTTGACAGATTCAAAGGTACAGATCAAGGCCACTTGGCACCCAAG TCCGGTCTGGAGAAAAAGATTGATGAAGCCATAGCTGAAGGAGAGTTTGAAACTGCTGAAACACTCACTGAACAACTTGCCCAGAGAGAGCTGGGTGAAAAAATTGCAGAAGCGGCTGATGCAAGGGACTTTGCAGCCAGGAAAAAG GAAGAGGAGGACATTAAAgccaaaaagaagaaaaagaaaccaACTTGGACATTTGAAGCTAAGCAGAGATGGGAAATGAAAGCAGCAATGTAA
- the LOC139120206 gene encoding uncharacterized protein: MGYCAKKPPKVNSYGCIWYCVFAVVAFVYLLVDAVRRYNYYNNEITWSDGEKPNTELAVYIFLMVAATLSMVAFIPTQLLQTGNPPNDGVQLGKKKHEKKFDMGYDSRKGPGNAERLLHHVGPIGATLHMISAFCLLLPILLLQAAEVKEEYLPKKAIWWTELDFLFGSAIKSVTPSVHPTETTSTTPMPAITAAVTYQFYASPSISIAFLNYLVPLFLYAVQFADSFWLTHRVFSIFFGLELVLITINQAFTYCGFSILYKLGMAGWETPELVDEPMLIGIGLTVFLYIASSFIALLFSLVVYLYGHGQLQRSYKKLQDKEHPADVQTTDSVAFKCKGFFPHICALIVFGLFLGFRVPLLVEYYKVCMIAGDSISLACLVLDIIFIIQWIALWLVFTVKHEWKFTTSYIYDRPVMPNSQYSTMTMSKKHIGSQQSLSKLVGDGIEMTVVNSGTRHNVKNLAKQEAIMRAMKQPALPSPENGTVERMYRNPLNKSQDSLNSERGVSQKHPSQSPAPVRQTNQYSNNTKVTTP; encoded by the exons ATGGGATATTGTGCCAAGAAACCACCCAAGGTGAACTCCTACGGATGTATCTGGTATTGTGTTTTTGCGGTAGTCGCTTTTGTGTACCTTCTGGTGGATGCTGTCAGACGTTATAATTACTACAACAACGAAATTACATGGAGCGATGGTGAAAAGCCGAACACGGAACTCGCGGTGTATATATTCCTGATGGTAGCAGCGACGCTATCCATGGTAGCGTTCATCCCGACTCAACTCCTCCAAACCGGGAATCCGCCCAACGATGGAGTACAGCTCGGAAAGAAAAAACACGAGAAGAAATTTGATATGGGATATGACTCAAGAAAAGGACCGGGAAACGCTGAACGCCTGCTTCATCACGTCGGTCCTATCGGTGCCACTCTTCACATGATCTCAGCATTCTGCTTGTTGCTACCAATATTACTCTTGCAAGCAGCTGAAGTAAAGGAGGAATATCTGCCTAAAA AAGCAATTTGGTGGACAGAACTTGACTTTCTCTTTGGGAGTGCAATCAAGTCAGTGACCCCATCAGTCCATCCTACCGAAACAACTTCCACGACACCCATGCCTGCCATCACTGCAGCTGTGACATACCAGTTCTATGCCAGCCCATCCATCTCCATCGCTTTCTTGAATTACCTGGTCCCACTTTTCCTGTACGCGGTCCAGTTTGCCGACAGTTTCTGGCTCACCCACAGGGTGTTCAGCATCTTCTTCGGTTTGGAGTTGGTTCTCATCACCATCAATCAGGCTTTCACATATTGCGGATTTTCCATACTCTATAAACTAGGCATGGCAGGCTGGGAAACTCCAGAACTTGTGGATGAACCTATGCTGATCGGTATTGGACTGACAGTGTTTCTGTACATAGCAAGTAGTTTTATAGCTTTGCTGTTTTCCCTCGTAGTGTACCTATATGGGCACGGACAGCTCCAGCGTTCTTACAAAAAGCTTCAGGACAAAGAACACCCAGCTGACGTACAGACAACAGACAGTGTGGCTTTCAAGTGTAAAGGGTTTTTCCCACACATCTGTGCTCTCATAGTTTTTGGTTTGTTCCTAGGTTTCAGGGTACCGTTGTTAGTGGAATATTATAAAGTTTGCATGATTGCGGGTGATTCTATTAGTTTAGCTTGTTTAGTTCTTGATATCATCTTCATCATACAGTGGATTGCCCTGTGGCTGGTCTTTACTGTCAAGCATGAATGGAAGTTCACGACAAGCTATATCTACGACAGACCGGTCATGCCAAACTCGCAATATTCCACCATGACTATGTCTAAGAAGCACATTGGCAGTCAGCAATCACTCTCAAAACTGGTCGGGGACGGCATAGAAATGACTGTAGTGAACTCCGGCACACGCCACAatgtcaaaaatttggcaaaacagGAAGCCATCATGCGAGCAATGAAGCAGCCAGCATTGCCATCGCCAGAAAATGGAACTGTTGAAAGAATGTACAGAAACCCACTAAACAAGAGCCAGGACTCTTTGAACAGTGAACGAGGCGTCTCTCAAAAGCACCCAAGTCAAAGCCCTGCTCCAGTCAGACAAACAAACCAATATAGTAACAATACCAAAGTAACTACACCTTGA